Proteins from a single region of Gammaproteobacteria bacterium:
- a CDS encoding GGDEF domain-containing protein: protein MIKTNKISTKIILAISAIWLPFVIVGVWYDMEQAKKLALNEVQRWGTSSGETVRIALNTLMREGKMDARFNLFNDLSNEISGLESIRVIRSPKVNEIFRRVRVENDIPREEENIRIYREEITDLLGRLDTTEDPDEREDIINDITDISYEINHSEELILKFSKVAPIDPREAAKDAIDHRVLATGEPAYVIDDNRMRIVAPYKVRKTGCSEASGCHFYAEEGDVLGAVNMVFSIESINQEVRMNTVASIILKVFVSVLIFALVYVAINLIVIKNLNKLTQVMKRIASGDLNAHMSLKRRKSDLGMNGEAGTSAPDELDYLIDGFNSMAEKLKNDQDELEKLAAYDSLTGLFNRRKFTSSLQEEIARFRHESHALSLLIIDLDHFKNINDTYGHQVGDEALRSVSAVVNSHIRRDDISARYGGEEIAVILPRTDSEDAIILAERIRKAIEDHGIEYESGKTLHITASIGIATLTSIAITDNDLIQAADAALYAAKRNGRNCVRNSVSDDGGAGKLYAHHQL, encoded by the coding sequence ATGATAAAAACAAATAAAATAAGCACGAAGATCATCCTTGCGATCAGCGCCATCTGGCTCCCATTCGTGATCGTCGGCGTCTGGTATGACATGGAACAGGCCAAGAAGCTCGCGCTCAACGAAGTGCAGCGCTGGGGCACATCCTCCGGTGAGACCGTCCGCATCGCGTTGAACACGCTCATGCGCGAAGGGAAGATGGACGCCCGCTTCAATCTCTTCAATGATCTCTCCAATGAAATCTCCGGCCTGGAATCGATCCGGGTGATCCGCAGTCCCAAAGTGAACGAAATATTCCGGCGCGTGCGCGTGGAAAATGATATCCCGCGTGAAGAGGAAAATATCCGGATCTATCGCGAAGAGATCACCGATCTGCTGGGCCGGCTCGACACTACCGAAGATCCCGACGAGCGGGAAGATATCATCAACGATATCACCGATATCAGCTATGAGATCAACCACTCGGAAGAACTTATCTTGAAATTCAGCAAGGTGGCCCCGATTGATCCGCGCGAGGCGGCGAAGGACGCAATCGACCACCGCGTCCTGGCAACAGGAGAGCCCGCGTATGTAATCGATGATAACCGGATGCGCATCGTGGCCCCGTATAAAGTCAGAAAGACCGGATGTTCAGAGGCATCCGGCTGCCACTTCTATGCCGAGGAAGGAGACGTGCTTGGCGCCGTGAACATGGTCTTCTCCATTGAGAGCATCAACCAGGAAGTGAGGATGAACACCGTCGCCTCGATCATTCTGAAGGTTTTTGTGAGTGTACTGATTTTTGCCCTGGTGTACGTGGCGATCAATCTGATCGTTATCAAGAACCTCAACAAGCTGACCCAGGTGATGAAAAGGATCGCGTCCGGTGACCTGAACGCACACATGTCGCTGAAGCGCAGGAAATCCGATCTCGGCATGAATGGGGAAGCCGGCACCTCTGCGCCCGACGAACTGGATTACCTGATTGACGGCTTCAATAGCATGGCGGAAAAGCTGAAGAACGACCAGGATGAACTGGAAAAACTCGCCGCCTACGACAGCCTGACCGGACTCTTTAACCGCAGAAAATTCACCTCGTCGCTGCAGGAGGAAATCGCCCGATTCCGCCACGAATCTCACGCGCTCTCGCTCCTCATCATCGACCTGGATCACTTCAAAAACATCAATGACACCTATGGTCATCAGGTCGGTGACGAGGCCCTGAGGTCGGTAAGCGCCGTGGTCAACTCGCACATCCGTCGCGATGATATTTCGGCACGCTATGGCGGTGAAGAGATTGCGGTCATACTTCCCAGGACGGACAGCGAGGACGCCATAATACTGGCCGAGCGCATACGCAAAGCCATCGAGGACCACGGCATTGAATACGAATCCGGCAAGACGCTCCACATTACGGCGAGCATCGGGATCGCCACGCTCACTTCAATTGCCATCACGGACAATGACCTGATCCAGGCTGCCGACGCCGCGCTCTATGCCGCCAAGCGGAACGGCAGGAATTGCGTGCGAAACTCGGTGTCCGACGACGGAGGCGCAGGAAAATTATACGCGCATCACCAGCTGTAG
- a CDS encoding 2-hydroxyacid dehydrogenase: MATGCESGVFLDRGSVGGTDVDLSPLTGVLPEWHLHEITQADEVVDRIRAADVVVTNKVLLGGGALAQAPRLRLICVAATGTNNVDLVAAARLGIQVCNVRGYATASVTQHVFALLLALTTRLIEYRDAVTAGRWQRSGQFCLLDYPIAEIAGRVMGIVGYGELGQSVARLALAFGMRVMITGRPGIEADGRVPLDELLRKADVLTLHCPLTPQTRNLIGARELGLMKRSALLINTARGGIVDEAALADALLCGTIAGAGVDVLSVEPPAAGNPLLAQSIPRLLVTPHIAWASREARQRLLDETGENIRCFLAGRPRNLIGQVDRPRSV; encoded by the coding sequence ATGGCCACCGGCTGTGAAAGCGGTGTATTCCTCGACCGCGGGTCAGTGGGAGGCACGGATGTCGATCTTTCACCGCTGACGGGGGTATTGCCGGAGTGGCATTTGCATGAAATCACGCAGGCGGATGAGGTCGTCGACAGGATTCGCGCCGCGGATGTCGTCGTTACCAACAAGGTTTTGTTGGGTGGGGGTGCATTGGCGCAGGCGCCGAGGCTCAGGCTCATCTGCGTGGCCGCCACGGGTACGAATAACGTCGATCTCGTGGCTGCGGCCCGCCTTGGGATACAGGTTTGCAACGTGCGCGGCTATGCCACTGCTTCCGTCACCCAGCATGTATTCGCGCTGCTGCTCGCGCTGACGACGCGACTGATCGAGTATCGGGACGCCGTCACTGCCGGTCGCTGGCAGAGGAGCGGGCAGTTCTGCCTGCTGGACTATCCCATCGCCGAGATCGCGGGCCGGGTCATGGGGATCGTGGGTTATGGAGAGCTTGGGCAATCGGTTGCCCGCCTGGCGCTGGCGTTTGGGATGCGAGTCATGATCACCGGTCGTCCAGGGATAGAGGCGGACGGGCGTGTGCCTCTGGATGAACTCCTGCGCAAGGCCGACGTTTTGACGCTGCATTGCCCCCTGACACCGCAGACGCGCAACCTGATCGGGGCGCGTGAGCTCGGACTGATGAAGCGCAGCGCCCTCCTGATCAATACCGCGCGCGGCGGCATCGTGGACGAGGCCGCGCTTGCCGATGCCTTGTTGTGTGGCACAATCGCCGGCGCCGGCGTCGATGTGCTCAGCGTGGAGCCGCCTGCTGCGGGCAATCCGCTCCTCGCACAGTCCATCCCGCGTCTGCTGGTGACGCCACATATCGCCTGGGCCAGCCGCGAAGCCAGGCAGCGGCTGCTGGACGAGACAGGGGAGAACATCCGCTGTTTTCTTGCAGGCAGACCGCGCAATCTGATCGGCCAGGTGGACCGGCCGCGCTCCGTATAG
- a CDS encoding DUF2892 domain-containing protein yields the protein MKTIADKLGVVQNLGLFDRMMRLLLVAILLGGPVAHLAAYDGIFTWWHGVAMLLSVYTGLTGYLGWDPLYQLAEYKSCGLSEKNQCGTLPYQVDAVLGHHPIPDVDYDHSLSGSHH from the coding sequence ATGAAGACGATCGCAGACAAGCTTGGAGTAGTGCAGAACCTGGGACTGTTCGACAGGATGATGCGGCTGCTTCTGGTGGCCATTCTCCTGGGCGGACCCGTGGCCCACCTCGCTGCTTACGATGGCATATTCACCTGGTGGCATGGAGTCGCGATGCTGTTGTCAGTGTACACGGGGTTGACCGGCTATCTAGGCTGGGATCCCCTGTACCAACTCGCTGAATACAAGAGCTGCGGGCTGTCAGAGAAGAATCAATGCGGCACCTTGCCGTATCAGGTCGATGCGGTACTGGGCCATCACCCGATCCCGGACGTCGACTATGATCACAGCCTTTCGGGTTCGCATCATTAG
- a CDS encoding cytochrome c biogenesis protein CcdA — protein sequence MDANSVTTPLAFIAGTLSFLSPCVLPLVPVYISYLSGNAVEGDAELRRGHVLVHALCFVGGFTAIFMLLFGLPATYLGEALNQYSESIARLGGLLVFVFGLHTFGLITIPALNMTRRLEIAPGANPGYVRSGLIGIAFAAGWTPCIGPLLGAVISMAFTQPSAGLFFTFVYAMGLALPFLLTALLITRTSEFIRRLNRHARVVQRVSGAFLVAVGVLLVTEQFTVMNSLFIRLTPDWLVERL from the coding sequence ATGGATGCAAACAGCGTCACCACACCTCTCGCGTTTATCGCCGGAACCCTGTCTTTTCTCTCCCCGTGCGTGCTGCCGCTGGTCCCGGTTTACATAAGCTATCTGTCCGGAAACGCCGTCGAAGGGGATGCCGAGCTGAGGCGCGGCCATGTACTCGTGCATGCCTTGTGCTTCGTGGGAGGCTTCACGGCGATATTCATGCTGCTGTTCGGCCTGCCGGCAACCTACCTCGGCGAGGCGCTCAATCAGTACAGCGAATCCATTGCCAGGCTCGGCGGTCTGCTGGTGTTCGTCTTTGGACTGCATACCTTCGGGCTGATCACGATACCCGCGCTGAATATGACGAGGCGGCTGGAAATCGCCCCCGGGGCAAATCCCGGCTACGTCCGATCCGGCCTCATCGGAATCGCCTTCGCCGCCGGCTGGACACCTTGTATCGGGCCGCTGCTGGGGGCGGTGATCAGTATGGCCTTCACACAGCCGTCCGCCGGCTTGTTCTTCACTTTCGTATATGCCATGGGACTCGCGCTGCCGTTCCTGCTGACAGCCCTGCTGATCACGCGTACCTCGGAGTTCATTCGGCGGTTGAACAGGCATGCTCGCGTCGTGCAGCGAGTGAGCGGTGCTTTCCTTGTCGCGGTCGGGGTACTGCTCGTCACCGAACAGTTCACCGTGATGAATTCTCTGTTCATCCGGCTCACTCCGGATTGGCTGGTTGAACGACTGTAA
- a CDS encoding phosphoadenylyl-sulfate reductase has translation MERQFDQELIQTLNEKYRSLSIEQRVSELYKDFDAGKVMLTSSFAATSAFLLHIFSRFAPNQPVFFIDTGYHFPQTLEYKRKLTDLYRLKVVDVRAEDWKHDFTVKDETWRKDPDFCCSINKVEPLYAIKGNYDVWASGLMSWQTGHRSTLDIFESRGGIIKFYPLIDVTREQRDAYIKEHSLPFHPLVAEGYSSIGCTHCTAAGKDRSGRWNNSPKTECGLHL, from the coding sequence ATGGAACGCCAGTTTGATCAGGAGCTTATCCAAACGCTCAACGAAAAATACCGGTCCCTCAGTATTGAACAGCGCGTGAGCGAGCTCTACAAGGATTTTGACGCCGGCAAGGTCATGCTGACCTCCTCCTTCGCCGCGACCTCCGCCTTCCTGCTCCACATCTTCTCCCGATTTGCGCCGAACCAGCCGGTATTCTTCATCGACACCGGCTACCACTTCCCGCAGACCCTGGAATACAAACGTAAGCTGACCGATCTATACCGCCTCAAGGTCGTGGATGTGCGGGCGGAGGACTGGAAGCATGACTTCACCGTCAAGGACGAAACCTGGAGAAAGGATCCCGACTTCTGCTGCTCGATCAACAAGGTCGAGCCACTGTACGCGATCAAGGGCAACTATGATGTGTGGGCGTCCGGCCTGATGAGCTGGCAGACCGGCCATCGCTCGACGCTCGATATCTTCGAGTCGCGCGGCGGCATCATCAAGTTCTATCCGCTGATCGACGTGACACGCGAGCAACGCGACGCCTATATCAAGGAACACAGCCTGCCGTTCCACCCCCTGGTCGCTGAGGGCTACTCCTCCATCGGATGCACGCACTGCACGGCAGCGGGCAAGGACCGCAGCGGCCGCTGGAACAACAGCCCGAAGACCGAATGCGGGCTGCACCTCTAG